The Festucalex cinctus isolate MCC-2025b chromosome 10, RoL_Fcin_1.0, whole genome shotgun sequence region tttgttagaaaaaaaaaaagccttactatacatggtcattttttgttagaaaaaaaaaaagccttactatacatggtcattttttgttagaaaaaaaagccttactatacatggtcattttttgtaagaaaaaaaaaagtcttactatacatggtcatttttgttagaaaaaaaaaagccttactatacatggtcgtttttgttagaaaaaaaagccttactatacatggtcattttttgtaagaaaaaaaaaaagccttactatacatggtcattttttgttagaaaaaaaaaagtcttactatacatggtcatttttgttacaaaaaaaagccttactatacatggtcatttttgttagaaaaaaaaagccttactatacatggtcattttttgttagaaaaaaaaagccatactatacatggtcattttttgttagaaaaaaaaaaagccttactatacatggtcattttttgttagaaaaaaaaaaagccttactatacatggtcattttttgttagaaaaaaaaaaagccttactatacatggtcattttttgttagaaaaaaaaaaagccttactatacatggtcattttttgttagaaaaaaaagccttactatacatggtcattttttgtaagaaaaaaaaaagtcttactatacatggtcatttttgttagaaaaaaaaaagccttactatacatggtcgtttttgttagaaaaaaaagccttactatacatggtcattttttgtaagaaaaaaaaaagccttactatacatggtcattttttgttagaaaaaaaaaagtcttactatacatggtcatttttgttacaaaaaaagccttactatacatggtcatttttgttagaaaaaaaaagccttactatacatggtcattttttgttagaaaaaaaaaagtcttactatacatggtcatttttgttagaaaaaaagttttactatacatggtcatttaaaaaaatgcctcaccatttatggtcgtttaaaaaaaacaaaacaacaccttactatacatggtctttattacaaaacaaaaaaacacaaaaaaaaaacaccttactatacatggtctttatttaaaaacaaaaaacaaaaaaaaacaccctactatacatggtctttatttaaaaaaacaaaaaacaaaaaaaaaaaacaccttactatacatggtctttattacaaaacaaaaaaacaaaaaaaacaccttactatacatggtctttatttaaaaacaaaaaacaaaaacaaaaacaccctactatacatggtctttattacaaaacaaaaaacaaaaaaaaaacaccctactatacatggtctttattacaaaacaaaaaacaaaaaaaaacaaaaaaaaacaaaaaaaacaccttactatacatggtctttattacaaaacaaaaaacaaaaaaacaaaaaaaaaacaccttactatacatggtctttatttaaaaacaaaaaaaaaaaaaaaacaccctactatacatggtctttattacaaaacaaaaaacaaaaaaaaacaaaaaaacaccttactatacatggtctttatttaaaaaaaaacaaaaacaaaaaaaaaaacaccttactatacatggtctttatttaaaaacaaaaaaacaaaaacaaaaaacaccctactatacatggtctttattaaaaaaacaaaaaaaaacaaaaaaaaaacacacactactatacatggtctttattaaaaaaaaaaaaaaaaaaaaaaaacaccttactatacatggtctttatttaaaaacaaaaaacaaaaacaaaaaacaccctactatacatggtctttattaaaaaaacaaaaaaaaacaaaaaaaaaacacacactactatacatggtctttattaaaaaaaacaaaaaaacaaaaaaaacaccttactatacatggtctttatttaaaaaaaaaacaaaaaaaaacaccttactatacatggtctttattaaaaaaaaaaaaacaaaaacaaaaaacacacactactatacatggtctttattttttaaaaaaaacaaaaaaaaaaaaaaacaccctactatacatggtctttatttaaaaaaaaaataaaaacaaaaaaaaaacacacactactatacatggtctttatttaacccccccccaaaaaaaacacacaccttacatggtctttattaaaaaaaaaaaaaaaaaaaaaaaaaaaaaaaaaaaaaacttactatacatggtcatttaaaaaaatgccttactataatacacaagttatttaaaaaaaaagccccaccatttatggttgtttaaaaaaaaaaaaacaccttactatacatggtctttatttaaaaaaaaaaaaaaaaaaaaaaaacttactatacatggtcatttaaaaaaatgccttactatacatggtctttattaaaaaaacaaaaaaaaacaaaaaaaaccttactatacatggtctttatttaaaacaaaaaaaacaaaaacaaaaccttactatacatggtcatttaaaaaaatgccttactataatacacaagttatttaaaaaaaagtctcaccatttatggttgtttaaaaaaacaaaaacaccttactatacatggtctttatttaaaaaaaaaccaaacaaacacctTTCAATGCATTGTTTTTGCTTGAGGTAAATGCTATCAGCTTGTTGTTTATGACGCGCTCGTCCACTTGTTTCATTCGACGCTGCCGTGGAAGCTGGCGGCCAAAGCCACCTTGTTCCTCCTGACCTGGGTGGGGCTGCACGTCGTGAGTGCCGTGGGTGCCGTGGTGGCTCTGAGGAGGCTTTTGTAGAGCTGGGCCTCACGGCGGAAGCGATCGCGCTCTTCCTCCAGGCTCTTGATGACGTCGGCCAGGCAGCGCGTGGGCTcgccactgccacctctggTGGCCCGTGGCAAGTCCAAGCCCAGCACCAAGTCTCGGTCTGAAACACACGTCATccgtttatctttttttttttttttttttttttttaattggaatcacatattgtacatttatcagcatttttttttttcaagaatattttgggtttaatttttttccctcccctatCGATTTTAATAGGCGtcatttatatgcagattttcactGCTTACGAACTGATCCAGTCTCGATACCCACCattcaacattttcaaattaAGCACCGTTCCACCACGAGTATcaataacttgaaaaaaaatacacataaataataaatcataataatatatCAATAATTGGCGCCATAATGTGCAGATTTACCGTTGTCCATCATCTTGTCCACTTTGTGCTGCAGCGCGCTCTTCTCTGCCTCAAAAAAGGCGACCAATCCTCCTAGTTGGTCGTTGCGAGATCTCGCTTCAGCAAGCTGCTCTCGAAGACGACTTTGCTCGCAAACTTCCTGCAAGCAGTCAAAGATTCAACACAGCAAGATGAAAGATTTTTCTGGTTGACGTGCGTTTTAAAAACAACTTCCTACCGCTTTTATTTTGCAAAGGTTGTCCTCCAAGTCCTGGATGACTTCCTGTTGAGCCAGGATGACCTCCTTGGAGGCGGACAGCTTCCTGTAGGCCATGTTGAGCACGCGCTCCTTCACCGCCACCATCGGAGCCACGCCGTCCTTGCGCGTCGGCTCCTCGTCGCTCCGCGTCCGCCGCGGCTCCTCCAACGTCCGCTCCAGCGTCCGATTGGCCTCCTGCGCCTCCGCCAACTGTGGGACGCGCCCGCGGTCATCAGATGCGGCGCCGTGGTCGCACGCCGTGTCCGGCGACTTACTTGGGCTGTTATGGCTTTCGTGTGCCCATGAGAAAAGTCCAGCTCCGATTTGAGTGTGAGAAGCTCTTCCTGCAATTCAACCAACCTGCCAAATCATCAACAGGACACGTTAAATACGTAGAAAAACACTCACAGTAtgaaaattaattcattcattcattcattatcacaaactaaaataaaaacatttgagcACTAAAGTTAATAGTTAATACATGGACAAAAACTGAAAAGAATgagcaaagaaacaaaaaaataaataaataaataaattcattaattaaaaaaaaccaaactgaCAACAACaggacaaaatgaaaaaaaaaaaaaaagacaaaatctgatcccaaaaactcacaaaaatatATGAGGACGACTTCATATTTGTTGCTGAAACAAACCTTCCAGATAAATCTTCATCTTCACCACAAGGAGGCGGTCTTACTTCATCCGTCTGCGTGGACTGGTGGGTCAACGCAATGCCGATCTTTCTCCCACCTGAAAACACACCGGAAGCTCATGTTAGCAGCCAGTCGATGGCGTTCTGTTTCGTCCCTCCCAACCGCCAGATGGCGGTGCTTTACCATTTGGTGGTcatccgggactcatagaaccgtagttacagtcgTAACTTGGACTTTCCTAACAAATTTACCTGGTTTGGTTAAATCATTATGAAGTTCGCACGTTGAAGCATTCATAAGTCAAGAGTACCAACtgaattaaacttttttttttttccccataacaaCACATTTAATTGAATGCCAAATGGTTAACATCTGACCTGTACTGTTAAAATGGTCACCAGAATCCAACTGGCGGGAGACGTTTGCGTGACGGTACCGGTCGGGCTTCCCAGCTGACAGCTTAGCATTGCGAAGGCTAACCGTGGTGTGCACCAGGTCGCTGCCAAGACAAACAAAAAGTCAAGCGATGACATCGGGATGGGCCGCAGTGCGACCTCCCAGGGGTCAAGGGTCAAATGTCTGCACAGTCCTGTTAAAATGCTTAAATCTTTTTTgctaatggaaataaaaataaaaatgcataagtgtacacaccctcttCAGAGTAAAGTAACAGGGAgtcaacgcacacacacacgccacaGTTTTAAATGCCTTTGATTAATCCCGagtaaagttcagatgttctccCGATTATTCCCAACATTTTTCTTCCAGCTCCAAAGCATGATGCCTCACTGAAAATCTGAACTTTGTTTTCAGTTTaattttgtgagagaaaaaaaaaaaaaaaagtctaaaattggacaaatgtaacttttatttttatttttttacctgaaAAGTTTAGCAACCAGCGGCACCGAGTCCATCCCAAAATGTAGTCGGTAGCCCAGTTGGTCCAGACGCTTCCTGAGGTGGCTCCTGGTCACGTCTCCGTTGCTGTCCATGGTTCTAATCCACAAACGATAACACCCAATGGAAGCACTTGCTAATTGTGCCTCATTGTTTTTGATACTGTCCTGGAAATGCTGCCCAAAGGTTTTcactcccacacacacacgcaggcagGCGCAGCGTTACACGTCTTTATGAGCAACATCAAAGCTTCAAACAATAAAGTAATCATAAATGGCTCGATTGATTTTGATCCATGAAGCAAATGTAAATTTGACAAGGCTGGAGATTTTTGTCTGATATTGTCAAATCAAATTTCAGCTCTTTAAATAAATCATCAATAGAGTTTAGATCAAATTGTACTATTGTCCTTtatgattgttttattttttgcttcactTCAGTGGACATTTTGCTGCTCCACGTTTGCACACATTGGCcagctgggggcagtataatacaaatACATTGTACATGGAGAACGTCACTGCCAATTTAGCCGCATTTGTATGCAgcgatggtgtttttttaaaatgttatataaagtTGCGTCATGCCcatttttcgataaaaaaaaaaaaaaaaaaaaacaccgaaCAAGTTGAAATGGTTCAAATCCAACAATCCAAACACTCACTGTTGCGCTGCAGCAGCACGCCACCCTGTGATTGGCATAACTCGTCTCCATGGTAACCTCTCCTCTCCAGggcagtgtgtgtgtatttgtgtagcGAGAATGACCTCCTGTCACTTCCCGTCAGCGTTCTACCAGCTCAGTTCGAATCACATCGTATGCGAGACAAAAGACAACGTGTGCAAACACCATCATGGAAACCATTTAGCTTTTATTGTTAAACAGACTCTTAAAAATGTGCTATTCCCTCAAATACTTCTGAATTTCACAAAAGATCATACATAAGCTTGATTTCAATTTCAGACAGTGGAACTAAAAGACCCCcgaaaccaacaacaacaaaaaacaacaatttatcAAGTACTTAGGAGAGCAGTGAAGATTTGCATTTTCCTCGAAATGAACCGAAAAAGATTGAAAAGATTCAAgaggtggattttttatttattttttattttttttatgaaaaagtcttattatgggaaaaaaatattctcaatATAAGtgtttttcccccaatttgGAATATTTTGCACATAAAGGAAtaatgccattaaaaaaaaaatctaagttgaacaaattgtttaaaaaagaaaaatgtgcaaaaacttgtAATGAAAATCTTGTGTATTTATCAAGAAAAGTAATGTTACAAGTATGCACCTactgtatgactttttttttgtaatattttgacaaaatttcATCTTTGTAAAAGCTACTTGGAGATACAAAACTTAGTctacgaaaaaacaaaaaaacaaaaaactggatTCCGCCTAATGAGTGGCTGCAGAGATTTGTCACTGAATTTGACCAAAAAATTCTGCGTTATATTGTAAGGAAATCTTCAATGAGAAAAGATTCCAAGAATGAATTCTGAATCCTTGCCTTTGTTAATACTAAACTACAGAAGGGATGGGCAACCTTTCTATTCCTCCAATTCATGTTTGGAAAATATATAAAGGATGTATTTTCTTAAGGATGAAATAGTTTGctgttggacaaaaaaaaaaaaaaaaaaaaaaagtgagaaagtGAATTTGCAAATGTCGACCCCGAGTATGCAGTATTTCATTGAattaccaaaacaaacaaaaatagtgGACATCTAAAatggacaacaaaaaaatgctaactGCTCAGTGTAATTcattctacaaaaaaacaacaacaaataaatctTTGCGATCGCAAAAGGAATCTTATGGTAATTCAAGTAGATACAAAAATGATCAATAGGGGATCAATCAAAGCAATTATCTCGCTCTCTAAAATATTTATTCGAAAAACTTCCAGCATGTTCACAAGAGCGAGGCAAATGTGCTTTTGTTTGTGTCGTGGCGGCGGAGTCACATTAAGTAGTGTTGAGGTTACTGCAACTGTCCAagagcagcatttttttttcataataataataataataataatgataaacaaatagggaagggaaaaaaaaaagtctgaaatgtTAAGTCACTCTGGTGAATCAGAGCTACGTCAGGATGCGTTTGATTAGCAGCACAGCTCGTCCAGCCCGTACAACATGACGGCAGGAAAGCGAACCTCAGGTCAATTTACAAAACGTCCACTGAGAGGCCTGATTTGTTTTTCAAGTGTCAAGGCAAGCGATGCATCtcaataaaatattgcaatatgGAAGAAAAATTCATATGGAATCAGAACTTGCTAATCACTACTCCGCCGTTTATTTACTTCAGTGGCTCAATTAAAGAAACTCAAAAAACACATTGgaaaattcattttcaaaatgccAATTACTAACTAATTTCTAcatcaaaaatctattttaatttACGTAATACAGTATCCAAATTTCTTGCGAGGGTCAAGTATGGTGTTTTTGTTCCTTGCAAGTTAAGGcaaaatgatgataataataattttaaaaaaaagtcaatgaaaCATGGAATGACATATAGAAAAATAAGATGAGAACCTtgtagacaaaagtagtgttttggcaccatcttgtggcatcttggtgccaaggaactatgttgacatAAATCGAGCAGCTTCATTTCAACAAAAGTAGTGCTCTGGCGCCAACTTATGATGCAAATGAagtattttaaagggatacatgACTCAATGAGCAATTTTCAGTAgtgaaaagtaaatattttgtcgagaatgaatttgataacttcattatttttcatgtacaatgaataccttgaaaaagtaatttttctacttgctgtcgactgctgatgacatcacctgtgctgaggaagtaggtaatggccaatcatggttcacctgttttctgggtttggtcaggcaactgagccatgattggccgttacctacttcctcagcacaggtgatgtcatcatcagtcgacagcaagtagaaaaattgctttttaaaggtattaattgtacctgataaataatgaagttaccacattaattacagacaaaatattcactatttactgctgaaaatgtctcaatgtgtcaagtatccctttaaggtaaATTACTAAATTTCAGTCAGACAAAAGTAGAACTAAAATACATTGAAGTGAATTGAAGctcttcatttagacaaaggtAAGTCTtgccgccattttgtggcatctgtAGTCAGTCAGGAAGCTTTTTAGGGCAGGTGGCGTTTAAAATCAGTTTTTAACTCCCTGCGGCAGGCCGCGGAGGCCCATCCCACACAGGTGAGGCCTGGCAACCCTAACGATCAAATAATTCATCGTGTGTAAATAAAGAGTTTAAGTTGAAATATTCCACCATGTTGTAAGCTTACTGAGATGCACCTGTACTGCCGTTGCAAAAATGGCCGCCAATCAAGTGAGGGCACTGCCAGTTTAAACCCTTTGAACTACCCTGGGGAAAAATAGGCCAGTCTTTCTTGAAATaagttaacaaaacaaacaaaaaaagaagagcaacATATCTATATTAACGAATATTGTTTTCCTGGAACTAAATCCTCTTTGTGTCCTTATGTACAATAAAGTGAAGAACAGTACAAGGCACACATTTAAGGgtataaataaagaaaaggTCGTGTGTGCGGGAGGATACTGTACTTAGATACTGTCCACAAAGCTTCCAGGGAAGAGTCCCGTCCTGCCGTTGCGCTGCAGCGTGCCTTTGAACCAGCCGTCCTCGCGCTTGCGGTGCACAAACACCACGTCGCCTTCCTTCAGCTCCAGCTCGGCCTCGCTCTGCGGCGGATACGACACCACCACGCGGTACCTGAGACGGGAGCACGTTACAATATATTGTAGAAGGGGAGCGGTTGGGCTCACAATGTCAGGAACGTATTAAATGATGTTCAGAagcacaaaaagaaagaaaaaaaaaagaagaacagaaGTCATATTCTTTaagaaagacattttgcaaaacaagaattttttttttgttttttttttgttttttagaaaaatttgaatttttcttCTTTGTAACATTGAAACTTTTTTCCTTAAAGTGTTTAACTTTATTTccataacagttttttttttttaaactaaaaatacagggtgaaaacaaaaacgtgaacttgaacaatacaataaaaccaaaagtgatggaagaaaaatattttactcaTAGTAACTGAAACCTTCAAACATGCCATTTACAATcagtcatttaaaataaattaaaattttaacatTGTTTCTTAAATAGcacattttaacatttcaattactatgaataaaatatttttcttccatcacTCTTGGTTTTTATTGGATTGTTAAAAAGTTCGGGGGTTTATTTGtagtttaaataataataaaaaaaaaaaaaacttgtgcaaATAAAGTTGTTACATATAGAATATAATTGTATTTGTGAAAAGGTTATAGTTATAAgatacaattgtatttttttatataaaaatagaaaaaaaaatgtttatgggACGGAAAAATATCTCAGCAATATAACAATTAAATTattggatttattattattattatttatttatttatttttttcaaaaaaaggtcATAAATTGATAGTTAATTCTGAAATCATTTCTCAAGAAAGAATGCAGCATTTCAAACTTTTGAACAGTTTTGTACTAATGAAATTGATTTATTGACCATTTAAATAGGATCTCTGTCTTGTTACTGCCCTAAGTGACATTTGTGATATTTAGTTTGCATTGTTGGGGTATCACATGAGGATTAGGTAtcatcagaaattcaaaatggaGTGACTTGGATTCGGGTGCATAAAAATGTGATGATGAAACTAAAGCTTGAAAAAATAAAGGGTTTCCCGTGCCGATACCTCTCACAGATGATGGGCCGTGCGTCATGCTGCAGCGAGGACAGCGAGGAGCACGGCTGGCGAGGAGGAGGTGCAATAGGAGCGCCTCCGTCCAAGATGCCGTTCCTCCGATGGGAGGAGGAGTCTGACGAGGAAGCGGAAGATGGAGATGGAGAGGCAGCGACGGCGGCGTCGGGATCCGGGCAGGAGGGAAGCGAGGCCTCGGGTCCCGAGGCTCCTTGGGCCGACTCTCCGGCGGCGGCTTGCTCCGCCTCGAGCGTGGGCGAGGAAGGCGGCGACTGACGAGATTTCTTCTTGTTGGACAGCAGCTTCAGAagacttttcttttctctctgcGGAAACAAGTCAAGTTTTCTTTGTGTTGGCGTTCAAGTGCCCTAAAAAGTAGACAAACTACTGATTGTGCACTTTCCTAAAATAGATGAAATGTAACGATTGAAGACAAACTATTGATATTGCACTTTGCCACAAATAGAAAATGGCTGCCGGTATGATTTGCCACCTTGATGTCCTTGTCCAGGCGGCATGCAAGGGCAGCACTGGTTGCAGCGGCACTGAGAGTAGAACCGTTCCCGGCCAGGACGGGCACGGGTCTCAAGGCGTCGCCCTCCAGGCAGGCGGCGCTGACGTTGGGCGGGGTGAGGGAGGCGGCGGCGCACCCTAGCGCCACGGCGGCCCGGGCGCAGCCCTGAGCGGGCCCCGGGGAGGGCTGGGGACACGCGTTGAGGTGCGGGAGGTAGGTTCCGGGTGGCACCGACTGGGTGGGCGGGACTGCCGTGGTGGGCCGGTCCTGACCGT contains the following coding sequences:
- the LOC144027579 gene encoding centrosomal protein of 135 kDa-like — its product is MDSNGDVTRSHLRKRLDQLGYRLHFGMDSVPLVAKLFSDLVHTTVSLRNAKLSAGKPDRYRHANVSRQLDSGDHFNSTGGRKIGIALTHQSTQTDEVRPPPCGEDEDLSGRLVELQEELLTLKSELDFSHGHTKAITAQLAEAQEANRTLERTLEEPRRTRSDEEPTRKDGVAPMVAVKERVLNMAYRKLSASKEVILAQQEVIQDLEDNLCKIKAEVCEQSRLREQLAEARSRNDQLGGLVAFFEAEKSALQHKVDKMMDNDRDLVLGLDLPRATRGGSGEPTRCLADVIKSLEEERDRFRREAQLYKSLLRATTAPTALTTCSPTQVRRNKVALAASFHGSVE